Genomic DNA from Pempheris klunzingeri isolate RE-2024b chromosome 22, fPemKlu1.hap1, whole genome shotgun sequence:
ATTCATAATGGCCTTCGAAAGGTCTTAAAAGTCCTAAAGTTCACTTGATGAAACCTGTAGAAACCCTAATTTCTTTCATCACAGTTTGTATAGCtgatgttttttcctgtttcacatACAGAGTGAAGGATATTCAAACTATTTATATCGACTCCACTTTCTATGACCCACGATTCTACCAAATTCCTTCTCGGGTAAGCTTATTGGGACGGGGAACAGGGTTATATTATTAGTTCCAGCTTCTTCAATAcgaatgttttgttgtttctgtgaatatgtctgtgtgtgcgtgcaggagCTCTGTCTGAACGGTATCTCCAAGCTCGTGGGAAACTGGATCAGTCAGAGTCCATATCACATTGTGTGGCTCAACTGTAAAGCTGCATATGGATATGAGTATCTGTTTACCAACCTGGGAGAGGAGTTcaacacacaggtgacacacacacacacacacacttctgtacACATACCCAATAAGGCCTGTCACGCACGGCTCCTTACAGTGTATGTAAATGTCTCCTTGTGAAGCACATTTAAGTGCTTACGCgttctgttgttttattctcCTCTCAGATCCACGTCAAAAGTCTGGCAATGTTCAAGAAGATGCCGGAGATCCTGAGCTACGTGACGACTGACCGCAGGACACAGATCCACGCCTGTCGACACCCTAaggtcccacacacacactcaaatatcCAGGGCTTCTCTTTAGGTATTCAGGGCCTCGAGCGGACGCGGGGATATGTGGTTTCCAGATGTCCTTGTTATTCGTTCAGAAGCCATCCTCTCCTTGTAgacatgtgttttatttagtgATGACGCCCTCAGAAACCCAGTTCTGAATTAGtacgttttttttctgtgtcagtACTGACGGTTATAAAGCATAACCTGTATGGATGTGGTAGTTACTGTCATTGTTGCACGGTGTGGCTCAGGTTAAGCCCTGagtaaaacatgaacaaatacagAGAATGAATGCCACAGAACTTTCTTTTATCGTCTAGTTTGACTGTCAGTCATAAAGAATATAGATGAATAAACAAATCTTGTCtctggtgaccagtccagggtgtgctctgcctctgacccaGTGTCAGCAAGGACTGGCTCCAGCACCCCTGCAACCATCTaaggatgaaaaaataaatgaaaagattaaCAAATTTAGCAAAGTCAAACTAATCTCTAATGTAGTTACTaatactttttttgtttctgtgacacatctgtctctctcttagtTGTCCAGTTTCTACAAAGTTCTCAATGTCTTGGAAATGTTTCTGTTAAGTGTCAAATTTATTTAAAGATATTCCTAATCCTAAAAGCacagtaaaacaacatttattttgttaatcCTCTAATTAAGAGCGTCAGTGACtagattttattttgcatttactAGTTTAATCAGCAGGCACACTGCACTTTAATAGGCATTGCTGTAATCGTACCAGAGTTAGCCAAGAGGCCTTTTGTCACCTGCAGCCTCATCAGTCATCGGTTTGAACACATTGGATGTTGCCCTCTGTCAGTTCGATCGCTGACCACTGATTttttgcgtttgtgtgtgtgcaggatgagGAGTTCTTCCAAGGCAACAGGGTGCCATGTGGCTGCACAGCGTCTGACGGGACTCCTCTGCAAATCATTAGCATCAAACCGTCCACCATGTGGTTTGGAGAGAGAATGAAGAAAACCAACGTTATAATCAAGTAAGAGCGAAGTTCGAATGTCCCTTAATTTGTGGGATTGAAACCTGCCAAGGTCTGATTAGAGATGTGTAAATAAGTGAGTATATGAGACATAGGATAGAAGAATTGATCATAAATCACATTAGGTTTGGTTTACGAGTCCTAAATATGCCTTTTTGTTGTCTTTCCAGAACAGGAGTGAGTTCCTTCAGAGCctgcttcagtttccactcCTCCTACTCAGAGGTGCttccattttttctttattgaaatGATCAAACCAATTATGTGACTGTGGTTACACATGGACTCTATATTACACATCTGATGTGATTATAAttactgctcacacacacacagatgctcacCATGTTCCTCCATAATTTCAGATTAAAGACTTCCTCGCTTATCTCCAGCCAGTCAACATCTACCCCAGTGTTGTCCCAATCGGTCGGACACTGACGGAAGTTACACAGATGTGAgtgtttgcatttattttggTTCTTTTAACCTgcaaagcaaacattttcttttcctgtatTAAGTCCTCTAGCCAAACATCCTCTGATAAGGTGACAGTGAAAtctacagctgaaatgattagtatTCAGCACTGCGACAGCCATTCGGATAACCAAATAATAAGTTCTGTTAAGCAAATATACCAAACATTCCCTTGTTCGGCTTCTtaattgtgaggatttgctgcttttctttgtttcctgtgcagattattttctgacattttataacCAACAAgcaattaattgagaaaataattagaGATTACAgattaatcaaaaatgaaaataatcattaaatgcATCCCTAATAAAGTACTACCtatatacatgtataatttAGAGGCCCCTCCAACAGACCTTTgctattgattaaaaaaaataatacattgaaAAATGAGTTTCATCTGTGATAACGTTTTGAAATATTGATTCATTAAATTGGATCAGTTTGTTCATAGTTatgataattatatattatcatcataaaaacagtttaaaagcTGGAATAacattgtcactgtgtgttcGAACAGGTTGAAGCTGATGTGCAGGAACCAGGCTGATCAAGCAGCACCGGTATACAAACCTCTGGGAGTCCTCAAACGCAGCAGAGTGGAGCGGCCTACTTacggtgagacacacacatacacacacacacatatatataaccCTGACAGGTGTTCTGCACAATTGTACATCTATAACTGCCTCCATAGCTGTGGTGATTGTTTGCaggaaaatgaaacataaaacgTGTGCTCCAGAGAAACTAGCTGAAGGTTCCACTGTATCATTATTCATATTGTCTGCCACGATTCATCTTCTTTTCAGAACACATGGAGTTTCTCGTTCGCAAATAAATGGGAATATATCCAATAAgtactgtttttgtgtgagtgccACTCATTTAAAAGATGGGTGACTTAATAAGACGTACGAATGATTTCAAGTATTAGCCTGGAGGGTGAAAGCAAAACAGTCCACAGCCTCCTCGAGCACACATGGAGAAACAGAGCTcttggtttgattttttttttctttccaagagACAAACCACAAAGACAGTTAGGACCGTTCTCAAAGCCGACCAGGTTAGAGATACCCCCACCCACATCTCCAAAGTGATGAGCCAGGATGGGGTCCAAGAGATGGTCTGGATAGCCCCATATCGTACAGTAGGTCAATGGCTGTGGTTTGTTTAATAAGCTGCTGCATGGAAGCTAACGGAGCTGCAGTACGCTTTGACATTTACCGTTTTGGTCCATTCAGGTATTTCTGTTTATGAAACAACGTTCCGAACTAACGTTTCCTGTTGCACcgtgttgtgtttttaacctTTTCTGACTTTCAGGAAATTTCTCTGAGAGattaaagtaaaagtttgtgctattttttcactgtgtgtgtgtgtgtgtgtgtgtgtgtgctgaaatcAGGCTTAGTATAATTGGTATGAAGCATGTTGTAAATGATCTAAAAGGGCATGGCCTCCCTCAGGCTTATTTCAGACTTGTagatatgtttgtgtgcatcacAATATTTCTGGTCATGCTGCTGGTTTTGCACGTgcagcaacagaaaaacaacaggtaACAGACCTCATTGTATTTCAAACCAGTTTCTGATTATAGTGAGATGTATAGATATAGAGACCCTGTAAGAGGTATACATGTGTACATATTTATAACTGAACGAATTCCAGTCACATGCGCCTGATGAGACGACGAGCGTTTGAGAAGCGAATGATTTCAGATTTGTAACTCCGCAGTGAACGGATATCCTTTCACGTGCATAGCACACAACAGGAGATGGGTGGTATCAGGTTCCTTTAGAAttaaaaaaggcttttattttaaagaaatcacaggaagtcctctccTATTAGTGATAGCTTCACAGTGGAGTGTTCGGGCCCAGTCACATCAGTGCTGGCTTAGGAACGTTTGGAGGGCCCCAAAAATTCCTCTCTGCAGGAAAAACCCTGAAACATCTTCTCCattaacaagacaaaaaaaacagtggctCTCTGGTAGGTCAATACTTAGTAGCCTTTTGGTATATTTTTGAAAGCCAAATATATACAACTAAACAGTTGAAACTGCGTTTAAATAGAAATGCCATTTAAAATGGATTCAGATTAGAATTATACAGAAGTATACAGAAGATGACATTTCAGAGGTAgctatttgacttttttttttatcaatgttcaATATCAGCTTTGCAAACTAACGAACTCCTTTTATTTTTGGTCTAGTTAAAGTATTAACTGTCTATTTCTTCTCCTTTCAGATTCAGACAGCGATGACGAGCTGTTTGACCCGCTTGACCTGGCACCAGTGAGGAAGAAGATGGGGCTGAaccaagaaatgaaaaatggtgCGTCAGATTTTTAAAGGGGCATTTCACCGCGTGTTATGTGGGTGTCCAGTCAGTGCAGAGAAAGCGGCCTCCTGCAGCTGTGCCAGGAACAGCACGCAAAGCTTCCTGTTACCAGGAAGCTTTGCGTGCGAGCTTCTGACGCCCAAACCTCACATCCTCTCTGCTCTGGTCTCTGTGTCAGAAACAGACGTCAATAACAAGGACATTAAGGACAATAACAAGAACTACACACCTAAAGAGCTGCAGAGCTAAAGGCTAGTGAAGATAGTGTGAGAAGATAGCGATTAGCTATTTTAACACTGAATAAGCATTCGAACTGCTTTTAGTCTAGCCAGTCAAAACGCTGTAAAACGCGTCCTTGTCCTTTAACATCCTCTGCGCTCACATTTTGGGGTCCTGTTTTTACTATTTGAATTTTGCCATACAAGCAGTGGGAACATTGCAGTTTTGTTCCTCCTGGCTACCCAGACTAGAAATCCAAGCTGGCTTAGCATCTAGTTCTTCTGGGCctggtgaccaggaagaacAGACCCACTTTCTGGGTCAATATAGCACCCACtgagttatttatttcttcaactGACAGATTCAAAAACTTGGATGTCGGCTTTCccttttagttttctttttgagcacaatgtctttttttttatgcgTCTGGTatttgttccttttgttttttttctatcttagTGGAAGCTCACAGTCCTCAGAAAACGGCGCCCCCTGTATCTGCAGAGGACTCTTTTCCTGTGACCGTCTCCGACATGCAGACTGTTGCATGCAACTACGCGGACTGCACTGAGTCCAACGATGAAGAGGAAGGCGATGAGGGtcagcaggagaaggagaacgAAGGAGAGGGGGATACAACAGCCATGAAGGGGGAGGTGAATGAAGCGGTAGAGCAAAGTGAGAACAGTAAAGAAACGGAGACGAAGACGATGGAGGTAGAAGGACCCGCTTCGTCCACTCCTCCAAAGTGGGAGGACTTCTTCACCACGGAgacgctgactgacagccagaACAGCCTCAGCAGCCAGTTGCAGTCCTGCTGCTCCGTCCCGAGCCCCTGTCCCTCCAGAATGACTGGCTCACAGACCCCAGAGCTGTTCACCGATGAAGAGGAAGCCCCCTGCAACCACGAAAATTTCAGCCTGACCATGTCTCTGTCAAATCATTCCTCCCAGAACCAGGATTCATATTTACCTGACACCTTGATTCTCCAACCAGAGCAGGGGGGGCGGGAACAAGGGGAGCTGACGACCAATAATGTGTCTCAGGAGAATGAGAGCAACGACCAAAACGTCCAATCAGAGGTGGAGGAGCTCTTTGAGTCTCAGACGTCGTCGGACTTTGACATTCCCTCCACACCGGAGTCAAAAATGCCACGACCCGATGAGCTGTCGCAGTTGTACAGGAAACTGGCTTCGGGGGAGGACGTGCTCATCAGAAAGCGCGACTGAAACTAACATTCCTGTTAGTCCACAGCGGACCTGAGGCTGTGGACAGTTCGCAGACAGGTGAGAATTAATGTGCTAGCAATGCAAACGTACAAAAAGGAAAGTGAGAGTCGCCATGTATTCAGACTGTGAGCATTATGGTTGTTCAGGTTGAATCTCAGCAGCTAGAAGGTGTCGAACTGGCAAACCTCAGATCTCAGGCTcggattgttattcaaagtgtctgacagcattatggatTTGCAGGTCGGTCTCTGTAGAGATCCTCTCCATTATGTTGTCTgacaacatggctgccagctgaggcgatccagtggaccagttccaaaactgTTGTCTTCTATACTTTGGGttcgaaatgactggtaggtacaaagtTATCCTTTCAGGACCACATGTTGGCTCTTCAAGTTGTTTTAAAACACATCGTAAGGACGTTTAATAAAGACACAGTTTGGTAATATTTATCTACCCAAAAATAGTCCATATGTTCATTCAGTTTCCAATTCTTTTGTTGGTCATTTACCTGAAAGCAAACCACTAGTAAGGATGACTTTGTTATGTGAGGATTTATTCAGTCAGTTTGTGATTGGCTGCCGGGAGTAGAAGGTTAGTTGCACTTTATACTGATCATGTTGCTCACGTTGTGAATACATTGTTACCTCACCTATATGCTGCAAGCCTGCTGGTTTGATGTATGTGATTAACACGTAAAAAAAGGAATACCTCACACGCCTCAGAAGTGACACCGCTCCCCTCCAGCTTCCGTTGAACCTCCAAACCACACAAACCTCAGGATGTAAAGCAACAAACACACGAGCAACATGTTCCAATGCACTTTCATTCCATCCGTGCCCCACATGCACTAACGCACCTGTGCACTTCACTGCTGACGGCCTCTTCCTGTCGACAGTTTGTCTTCTGCTAAACCAATGTCCTGATTGTGAAGAAGATCGATTAATGTCAAGCTGATTAAGTTTTGTGCCAAAGCAGGCCTtctgtttcaaattaaaagttttacatttcaactgaacaacatgtttttttaagcaCTGAAAGTTAACACCACTGATTGGGTTGACTTTACACAATACTCATTTGGGGAATATTCTATATGTTTCAAGTGATGGTCATGAAAATACTCATGACAGCCAGATGTCAATCAATATTTAAGTTAAACAACTGGATAGCAACATACTACTTTTAACTATGAATGCATGACGAACAAGTAACACTTTAATCTAAAGCAAGCTCTAATAAAAGATTCTTTAAATGTAGCTAGCACAGAACTGGCAATCTGTCATAACTGATATATCACAATATGTAATAAGTAGTAATATAATAAGTAGTCCTACTTATTTGACCATAAAAAGATATCTTTTCACATAATTATAGTTTTAGTTACTTATCTGCCGACAGGTGCCAACACCAATACATCAGTCCAGAGCGCCTCCAAGAGCCTCATTTAGttccaaaaaaattaaaaacatttttcacgTATGACCTTTATCTTCTCTCACTGCGCTCCGTGTtctcttatttctcttttaCCTGGTTAAAACAGTTGATCAAACCTAACTTGGTCTTGGAGGATAATGTTCTTTAAGTTTctttaaatgtgacaaaaaaggTGCAGGTTGtgatgtgaggaaaaaaaagcaagcactgaaaatgaattttccagttttctaaaaatgttttaaagacagaaaacgAGCACAGACTTCTATAAAACACTTCCAGACATTATGAATCCAACTGAGCGACACAATGAGACACCGTGAGTCTGACAGCGTCGGTGCTCTTTTAATTCACGTAAACCTCATGAGTTACTGTGTTTGCTTTGGAACGGATCGGGTCCATTTTGGtttcacagcacacagtgtGACCTGCTGACCTCCATCTTGGCCTAAGCCAcgttacacatttacacaagttaaacaaaataaacttgCTTGAACCTCAACTGTGAAATTGCTCCGTCAGCACTTTGACTGCTGGTTTCCATAGTTACCACATAGAGTCCCTGGGATCATTCTATTTTTTGATGCTGCATCACgaaacagtgtttttcttaCAATATCACTAGTGATTGTTCAACATGAAACACCAATAATCTCCCATAATATGTAGTACAGCAGATGATGACTGATGTGATGACAAGTCTGGAGCATTAAAGTCCTTTCCAGTGATTTGCTGTACTatgttttcctctcatttctaTCATCATTAtagttattagtattatatatttCCCCTCCTTTATAACCGtcttattgttgttattgttagaATAAGTCACGACTGCCGGAGATGATACTCTTGCTTTTGTAGTGATAGATTTGTGTGACTGTCATGTCTCTTGTACATGTTGTGACACCAAAAAGGGGaaattaacacaaaacaaaggctcatgcagagctgcagagtgacGCACATGAATAAGATGCATCAGGCTTTGgatgcacacagacagtgtgtgttagtgggaTCAATTTCTTGTTGGCTTTGGTCTTTTTGTAGGGTTTGCTGACTGAATATCTCCAGCTTTATCCTTTAATATGTTTTCCACGAGGCCCTGCTTGATAATCCACCTCTTTCAGGCTTTAAAGTATTACTGCTCACCCTCTACAgggagagctgcagcacagcaccaGCTTCTCTATCTGCCATTTTGTGATAATCAGCTGATTGAGATTCACTGTAACACCTGCTGCTGGCACTTCATTAAGCAGCTACACAACATGCAGCATGCCAATAAGGCCAAATGAATCCCGGTGGGATCCTCTGGTTGGTGAAGTCGATTCGTCAGAGTGAAAACCcgcagcttcttcttctccagtGAGCTGTCGCTGTTTTCGGGGAGTTCAGGTCGACCTCTGCCGCCGCGAAAGCGCAACAGTCTCAAACCAGTTTTGTGGACACAAGCGGCTCGGTTAAACCAGGCGGAGCCGGTCCTGTTGAAGTCCTCGCAGGgggaggctgagagagaagacTGGCTCCACAGGGTGCTGCTGTTCCCCATTTCAGACTCGCTGGGTTCCCGATGACCTGAGGACCTGAAGAACACCTGCAGGGTTTCCTCTTCCCGCTTGATGTGCCCCCCTCCTGCTGTATCATTCCTCTGTAGCACCTTTCAGttcacagagaggcagaagaaCACAGCGGTGCGATTAAGATCCAGGATTTGACCATATTAAACTGgttaaaactgaaacatgagCACATTGTGACTGCAGGATGATTATTATAATGGCTGCATGATGTAGTAGACACAATGTTCAGAATACCCAGGAAGTTAGCTGCAAtactgagtaaatgtactctaATTAGTTATAGAACCAATTAATACTTATACTACACTTACTGTAACAAGCTCCTGTTACTCTCACAAGGCACAAAGCTTGTGTTCGTCTGTTTACAAACTAGGAACAGAAATGGTGAGTTTACTActttagtccagactgaaatatttttttcaaaaaaaagaaaaactgctggaTTGCTTTggaatttggttcagacattcatgagCCCAAGTTTAATCTTTGCTCTCCGGGGTTGGATAATCCATCCTTTTGCCGGTTTTTCAAAGCAACGTTGCTTTGGATCACCCTGATCCAAATCCAAACTTTTCACAATGACCAAATGTGGATCACCAGTGCCCCTGTGGGGACTACATATCCCACCGTAGGCCACTAACTACCTGCACAACTAAAGCCATTCCCTTCAGCTGTGCTTAGTGTGTTTAGTGCTCATCAGTCAGCGTGCTGTGCCAAAGTGCAGCCTCACTGAGTCCTGGCTCTAAACTCCAGCGGGCGTTGATTGTGgcagaaaacataaaatacaacccaggaagtccagtttgagtAATTTGAATCTGAAGTCTTCTCAGTCTTCACAATTTATGATACACAGAGAAAAGATTTTACCGCTCTTGAAAGTTGTCACGACAGCATCAAGGTAAATGATTTGATATAAATAAGTGACAGGGCTGCAGTCTTTGAAGCAGAGCTAGCGCCCACTGTGACACAGCCTTCGTTGCGTTTGCTTGTGACCCTTTTTGTGACCTCTTATCACAGGTTAGGGCTTCAGTGTGGCTCTGAGCTGCAAGCTTTTTATTTCTGGAATCATCTGGAACCTCCACAGTTTATGGTTCTTTAGAACCAATGCAAACCACTGCCACATTCAACCTAAAGGGCCACACCTGATCAcgtgtttgtcagtgtgataTCACGGAGCCAAAGGCATTTGTgatttagggctgcaactagtGGCTATATTTATTATCTACTAGTATGTAGATTGATAAATCCAGTAATCGTTTGGTTTACTAAATATTAGAGAAAAGTGACTTTGTAAAATGCTTTGTTATGTCCAACCAACATTTCCAAACTCAAAAATATCCAATATACTCTAAAGTAAAACCAaggaaagcagcaaatcctcgCATTTGAAAACCTAGGGGATATcacattttttgcattaaagaattattattattattaaaacggatgctgattaattttctgttggttGAATGATAAATTAACTTGATCTTTGCAGCTGTAATTTGAAGGATTGTTAGAGGCCTGAAATCGTGAAAGTGTCAccattttacaagaaaaaacactacatttaaaagaaaaatgaaaaaaccgGACAAATCCGGAATGAAAGCTGTTGAAAACAAGgcaattaaattatatttcacCAGGAATAATTCCTTCAGTGTTAACACTGCTTTCCAGGATTATACtgtataataaaaacagaacttttcCTTTACTTATGAGGAGAAATCTGTAGGCAAGTGTGTTGTAAAGCAGTGAGGTGAGGAGCAGgtgaaatgaggaaaatgagaaaaaaatcactgaCATGCTCCTTTAACTGCTGACATGGCATCATAGGTCTCATTAatgaaaaggcagagagaagctggaggaggtccacacacacacacacacacacacacacacacacaaacatgcacagaccTGGCTCTTCATTAAAACTACAGTCCGTTTCCCCACAGCGGCTTCCTGAGGGACGTCGagtctctttcactctctgtggaggacagtttcattaattaacactcacacacatcaaataTCAAACTAAATGCACTTGAATAACTTGCAAATTCTACAATGCACCGACAGTTCgtctgtacacacactgtacacacacgtTGGGGtcacagagataaaaaaaacacaaacacacgacaCAGCGAtcatcagtgttttctctctcccatgCTCTCATGACCCTGGAGACTCGACAGGAAattgaggctgtgtgtgtgcagagcttATTAGGGATTGGATATGGAGTAGTGAACTCTCACGTACGCATGCTGCCTCACGCCAAATGCAGAAATTAAATGCGAGCGCATGTTTgtaactaaagaaaaaaaaccttgtgaAGCTCCGCCGTGTGAAACTGCTGCGACATCAACGCGACACAAACGCACAGGAGAACAGCGACGTTAACCTTCCCACCTCTATTCACTGGTAGCCTGCACTCTGCATTTACTGATAAACTGACTGCTAACTTtcccctctgctctgcctgcgttcatcatcatcatcgacTCGCTCGTGTGTGAATGGTTATATTAGTTTCCCGGTGAGCAGAGCCTGCGCCATCGGTGTGTAAATGTAGTTTCAAAGCAGTTAAAACAGGACATTTATTAATAACTCCGCAAACTTGACATCACTCATTTCAGCCTGGTGAGCGCCACCTGCTCACCAGGGGTTTGTGAGATTTCGTCATTAGCATAAGCAGTGAACTTAACGTTGCTTCAAAAGGCTGAAGCTTCCGGTCCTGTTGGAAAAtcagcagacaaaaacaaacaaatctggCAGTGCGGTATTAGAAGACCAGTATATCTCTGCAGACAGAGGAGCTCTGTAgagtgacagaaagaaagaggagataGATTTACATGAAATTggatgctaaaaaaaacatggcatgctatttgcacctgggGGTCAGTAGCCAACAATACTACTTGCACCAGCTGCAAATAGCATTGTACGGTATAGTATAGAATAGTAATAATGGCCttttctaaacctaaccaagtagttttgctgcctaaacctaaccaaactgcgactGAAAAGTGATATAAACTCCTGTCCTCCACTGCTGTCCTCATGTGGGTCTTGAATCTTGACCTCCAGGGTGAATGTTCTGTACCTAAACCTGTCTGCCACCGTACGCACATCCAGCTCAGGAATTTGAATTTCTTTATACTGCATGACCACACTTGGGTGTAAATAGCTGAATAGCGGCCGTCTGGCTATTTGCATCCAGGTGCGAATAGACACTCCAAGCAGCCCATGACACAAGAGGCTATTGACAGGGACATGACCGTCTCTGAGATATTCGATGAGAGAGTATAAATGTCAACTATGGCTCGAGAAAATTGGTGAAGCAGTGCCACAAATGTTCTTAAATCGCTTACATGTGCCATTTAAGAACAACTCTATTCATATGAATGATTCTTGCATGAGGACCAAtgaaactttgtgtgtgtgtgtgtgtgtgtgtgtgtgtgtgtgtgtgtgtgtgtgtgtgtgtgtgtgtgtgtgtgtgtgtgtgtgtgtgtgtgtgtgtgtgtgtgtgtgtgtgtgtgtgtgtgtgtgt
This window encodes:
- the dclre1c gene encoding protein artemis, producing the protein MSSFAGRMKEYPTVSLDRFDRENLHARAYFLSHCHKDHMKGLKGPILKRKLQCSRTVRLYCSFVSKELLLSNPRYAFWEEYIVPLELESPTQISLVDEASGEKEDIVVTLLPAGHCPGSVMFLFEGSQGNVLYTGDFRLAAGDVSRMEHLHSGSRVKDIQTIYIDSTFYDPRFYQIPSRELCLNGISKLVGNWISQSPYHIVWLNCKAAYGYEYLFTNLGEEFNTQIHVKSLAMFKKMPEILSYVTTDRRTQIHACRHPKDEEFFQGNRVPCGCTASDGTPLQIISIKPSTMWFGERMKKTNVIIKTGVSSFRACFSFHSSYSEIKDFLAYLQPVNIYPSVVPIGRTLTEVTQMLKLMCRNQADQAAPVYKPLGVLKRSRVERPTYDSDSDDELFDPLDLAPVRKKMGLNQEMKNVEAHSPQKTAPPVSAEDSFPVTVSDMQTVACNYADCTESNDEEEGDEGQQEKENEGEGDTTAMKGEVNEAVEQSENSKETETKTMEVEGPASSTPPKWEDFFTTETLTDSQNSLSSQLQSCCSVPSPCPSRMTGSQTPELFTDEEEAPCNHENFSLTMSLSNHSSQNQDSYLPDTLILQPEQGGREQGELTTNNVSQENESNDQNVQSEVEELFESQTSSDFDIPSTPESKMPRPDELSQLYRKLASGEDVLIRKRD